In Nocardioides sp. JQ2195, a genomic segment contains:
- a CDS encoding matrixin family metalloprotease: MSERERRRRARELARLMAELDEADRRNGLGAWPTPAPQKRRPTGRRTTWVISMVVTAMVLSIVVALHPGSQASAIRRLLGFGPERILAAPELPSGDGSHAFVMTQRDGTTPVGYDPCRTIEIEINPDNAPDDHRDLVETAMRHTSGATGLDLRITGTTDDRPAQRSRVSGRAPVLVAFANEDEWPALEGDVAGVAGSAMMESPSGRRFFVTGSVVLDADLFTDEDVPDASLQAIMDHEFGHLVGLDHVEDPNELMYDENVGLTSYGPGDLRGLAEIGRLPCE, encoded by the coding sequence ATGAGTGAGCGTGAGCGCCGCAGGCGCGCCCGTGAGCTCGCCCGGCTGATGGCCGAGCTCGACGAGGCAGATCGTCGTAACGGCCTGGGCGCCTGGCCGACGCCGGCTCCGCAGAAGCGACGGCCGACCGGTCGGCGTACGACGTGGGTCATCTCGATGGTGGTCACCGCGATGGTGCTCAGCATCGTGGTCGCCCTGCACCCCGGCTCGCAGGCCAGTGCCATCCGGCGGCTGCTCGGCTTCGGCCCGGAGCGCATCCTCGCGGCACCCGAGCTGCCCTCCGGCGACGGTTCCCACGCCTTCGTGATGACCCAGCGTGACGGCACGACACCCGTCGGCTACGACCCGTGCCGCACGATCGAGATCGAGATCAACCCCGACAACGCACCCGACGACCACCGGGACCTGGTCGAGACGGCGATGCGCCACACGAGTGGCGCCACCGGCCTCGACCTCCGGATCACCGGCACCACCGACGACCGGCCCGCCCAACGGTCACGGGTGTCCGGTCGCGCGCCCGTCCTGGTCGCCTTCGCGAACGAGGACGAGTGGCCCGCCCTCGAGGGCGACGTGGCCGGCGTCGCGGGCAGCGCGATGATGGAGTCGCCCAGCGGGCGCCGCTTCTTCGTGACCGGCTCGGTGGTCCTCGACGCCGACCTGTTCACCGACGAGGACGTCCCGGACGCGTCGCTGCAGGCGATCATGGACCACGAGTTCGGGCACCTGGTCGGCCTCGACCACGTCGAGGACCCGAACGAGCTGATGTACGACGAAAACGTGGGCCTGACCTCCTACGGCCCGGGCGACCTGCGCGGCCTGGCCGAGATCGGACG